One window of Streptomyces sp. NBC_00273 genomic DNA carries:
- a CDS encoding GNAT family N-acetyltransferase, translating into MPHIRPLDLTDDATAVAVHRIGRAAYAVEAELIGFDGIPALGESLAEMRVRPLNWVGAVAEDGVPAGFLAWEEADGVVCIDRLCVDPARFRQGVASLLLRHALTELFPGRQVEVTTGAANAPAVTLYERLGFTRGLDFSPVPGLVMASFGRAATGTSWDGGRGSSDLA; encoded by the coding sequence ATGCCGCACATACGTCCACTGGACTTGACCGACGACGCCACCGCGGTGGCCGTGCACCGGATCGGGCGGGCCGCCTACGCGGTGGAGGCGGAGCTGATCGGCTTCGACGGCATCCCGGCGCTGGGCGAGAGCCTCGCCGAGATGAGGGTCCGGCCCCTGAACTGGGTGGGCGCCGTCGCCGAGGACGGTGTTCCGGCCGGCTTCCTCGCCTGGGAGGAGGCCGACGGCGTCGTGTGCATCGACCGGCTGTGCGTGGACCCGGCCCGGTTCCGGCAGGGTGTCGCCTCCCTGCTGCTGCGCCACGCCCTGACCGAGCTGTTCCCGGGCCGGCAGGTCGAGGTCACCACGGGCGCGGCGAACGCCCCCGCAGTGACCTTGTACGAACGCCTGGGCTTCACCCGCGGCCTCGACTTCTCCCCCGTCCCCGGGCTGGTCATGGCCTCCTTCGGCCGGGCCGCCACCGGCACCTCGTGGGATGGTGGAAGAGGATCTTCCGACCTGGCATGA
- a CDS encoding DsbA family protein: MTDSVILDVWCELQCPDCHRALDDVRALRARYGDRLDIRLRHFPLEKHKHSFAAAQAAEEAVEQGRGWPYAEAVLARTAELAERGEPVLLDVARELGLDVEEFDTALIDGRHILIVDADQAEGKAIGVTGTPTYVIDGQRLDGGKSQDGLRARIEEIADRLLADAGETA, encoded by the coding sequence ATGACCGATTCCGTGATCCTCGACGTCTGGTGCGAACTGCAGTGCCCGGACTGCCACCGCGCCCTGGACGACGTACGCGCCCTGCGGGCCCGCTACGGCGACCGGCTGGACATCCGGCTGCGCCACTTCCCCCTGGAGAAGCACAAGCACTCCTTCGCCGCGGCGCAGGCCGCCGAGGAGGCCGTCGAGCAGGGCCGGGGCTGGCCCTATGCGGAGGCCGTGCTGGCGCGCACCGCGGAGCTGGCCGAGCGCGGCGAGCCGGTCCTCCTGGACGTGGCACGTGAACTGGGGCTCGACGTGGAGGAGTTCGACACCGCCCTGATCGACGGGCGGCACATCCTGATCGTCGACGCCGACCAGGCCGAGGGCAAGGCGATCGGCGTCACCGGCACCCCGACGTACGTGATCGACGGCCAGCGCCTCGACGGCGGCAAGAGCCAGGACGGACTGCGCGCCCGGATCGAGGAGATCGCCGACCGCCTGCTGGCGGACGCCGGAGAGACCGCCTAG
- a CDS encoding TIGR02611 family protein — MNTGSDRGTQGSAADEATTEAATGPAADETAEAGAQAPHVSKAPAFIKSNKSLHLSWQVGVFIVGLAVIAAGVAMLVLPGPGWVAIFAGLAIWATEFAWAHLVLRWTKRKVTEAAQKALDPKVRRRNIILTSVGLVIAGALIGFYLWKYGLVLPWNLKDQ, encoded by the coding sequence ATGAATACGGGGAGTGACCGCGGAACCCAAGGGTCCGCCGCTGACGAAGCCACCACGGAAGCCGCCACCGGACCGGCCGCGGACGAGACCGCGGAGGCCGGCGCGCAGGCGCCGCACGTATCGAAGGCCCCGGCCTTCATCAAGTCGAACAAGAGCCTGCACCTGAGCTGGCAGGTCGGCGTCTTCATCGTCGGCCTCGCCGTGATCGCCGCGGGCGTCGCGATGCTCGTGCTGCCCGGCCCCGGCTGGGTCGCGATCTTCGCGGGTCTGGCGATCTGGGCCACCGAGTTCGCCTGGGCCCACCTCGTGCTGCGCTGGACCAAGCGGAAGGTCACCGAGGCCGCACAGAAGGCGCTCGACCCGAAGGTCCGCCGTCGCAACATCATCCTGACCAGCGTGGGGCTCGTCATCGCGGGCGCGCTGATCGGTTTCTACCTGTGGAAGTACGGGCTCGTCCTGCCCTGGAACCTCAAGGACCAGTGA
- a CDS encoding GNAT family N-acetyltransferase produces MTTTLRPSGPLQHTADGARSRPYEIRVNSRRVGALTIASDTPFGPTVGEIRDLDVEQGDRRRGRATVAALAAEEVLRGWGCRRVRVSVPADSEAGLCMAEALGYAEYSRNMAKELTAEPPALPEGVLGRPMTDAEYEGWYARAVESYAANWSSRGMSAEAARAKSVADHESQLPRGLATPGAAFVVLEAAGVPVGHVWLAPRGAGSYVYDIEVRAEHRGHGHGRHLMELAEHTALAAGHSLLALQVFTDNTPALRLYLSLGYRPTNFNYAKDLI; encoded by the coding sequence ATGACCACCACCCTGCGGCCGTCCGGGCCGCTCCAGCACACGGCGGACGGCGCGCGTTCGCGCCCGTACGAGATCCGGGTCAACAGCCGGCGGGTCGGCGCCCTGACCATCGCCTCCGACACCCCGTTCGGGCCGACGGTCGGCGAGATCCGCGACCTGGACGTCGAGCAGGGCGACCGCCGGCGGGGGAGGGCCACCGTGGCCGCGCTCGCCGCCGAGGAAGTGCTGCGCGGCTGGGGCTGCCGCCGGGTCCGCGTCTCGGTCCCGGCGGACTCGGAGGCGGGTCTGTGCATGGCCGAGGCCCTCGGGTACGCCGAGTACAGCCGGAACATGGCCAAGGAGCTGACGGCAGAGCCGCCGGCCCTGCCCGAGGGGGTGCTCGGCCGCCCCATGACGGACGCCGAGTACGAGGGCTGGTACGCCCGGGCCGTCGAGTCCTACGCCGCGAACTGGAGCAGCCGCGGCATGTCCGCCGAGGCCGCCCGCGCCAAGTCGGTCGCCGACCACGAGAGCCAGCTGCCCCGGGGCCTGGCCACCCCGGGAGCGGCCTTCGTCGTCCTGGAGGCAGCCGGGGTGCCCGTCGGCCACGTGTGGCTCGCGCCGCGCGGGGCGGGCTCGTACGTCTACGACATCGAGGTCCGGGCCGAACACCGGGGGCACGGGCACGGCCGCCACCTGATGGAGCTCGCCGAGCACACCGCACTCGCCGCCGGCCACAGCCTGCTGGCGCTCCAGGTCTTCACCGACAACACCCCGGCCCTGAGGCTGTACCTCTCCCTCGGCTACCGACCCACCAACTTCAACTATGCGAAGGACTTGATCTAG
- a CDS encoding DUF4365 domain-containing protein, translated as MALTQPEPGGVLHEGTGPRTGALRGTLATTACMETLQVGYLHAVAAAAGCSLSQPFPDNGIDWHVSHGAPEHVVDDEVTIKVQLKATYQIPPRPAGATFGFTLDNEHLVKLARTPVAVHKILVVMLVPRDREQWLAAGHDRLDLRHCCYWTNLAGHPVTGRRRTTVRIPTTRIFDDRALCEIMTRVGSGGTP; from the coding sequence ATGGCGCTCACACAGCCCGAACCGGGCGGGGTGCTCCACGAGGGGACGGGTCCGCGGACCGGAGCCCTGCGCGGCACCCTCGCCACCACCGCCTGCATGGAGACCCTCCAGGTGGGATACCTGCACGCCGTCGCGGCCGCCGCCGGGTGCTCGCTCTCCCAGCCCTTCCCCGACAACGGCATCGACTGGCACGTCTCCCACGGAGCGCCCGAACACGTCGTCGACGACGAGGTCACCATCAAGGTGCAGCTCAAGGCGACCTACCAGATACCGCCGCGGCCGGCCGGGGCCACCTTCGGGTTCACCCTCGACAACGAGCACCTGGTGAAGCTGGCCCGGACGCCCGTCGCCGTCCACAAGATCCTCGTCGTGATGCTCGTACCGCGGGACCGCGAGCAGTGGCTCGCCGCCGGACACGACCGGCTCGACCTGAGGCACTGCTGCTACTGGACCAACCTCGCCGGACACCCCGTGACCGGCCGGCGCCGCACCACCGTACGGATCCCGACCACGCGGATCTTCGACGACCGTGCGCTGTGCGAGATCATGACCCGGGTCGGGTCGGGAGGGACACCCTGA
- a CDS encoding SCO7613 C-terminal domain-containing membrane protein — translation MNTPLPPAEELALIDRELAQLDARRLYLLGRRDWLLRLLLPSGGAPAPVRWGSAATGGTAGPSKEASAPSAQNVLLTLGAVLLAVAALAFTLVSWGSMGIAGRSAVLAAVTAAALGTPVLLLRRGLRSTAESVAAVGLLLTVLDAYALYAVGMPDTNGTGYAAGAAAVLAAAWAGYGSGLRKLRIPLPAAVLAAQFALPLAALAVRPGPQALGWALLATAVLDATLALKVRAAAVPAAVTGAGALLIGAAQSWSAGSTAQALAPAALLLAGAALGVAVAWREPRASAAALTGALAAVAGLGGVARPALDPAWTVLVHLLLALPLLAAVRAAALPAAVRRGSARAGAAVASLAVLSAGAAVAATLAARLRVLGEVWAATTPERDPYGSGAATVLTLLVAAGAAWWLARALSRPEPMAVAVASAWAGLFTAPVLLGFPVAAVFAAQLAVTGAAGALALRSPARGARTAAAVCTLTGAANVSLGALDGRAATFAVWGLLGAGCAAAAAYGPAPRPVRAGAAVCAVGYATGVLVAAGAVSDLAVVWWALPVLAVPALAAALGPRLDGVRLPVEIAAAVAGAVAVGLSAGRAGTLALVLALFAVVCAGAAVRPDRRVLGWAAGALFAAATWVRLAEAGVSAPEAYALPVTVPALVVGLLRRRRDPGASSWTAYGPGLAATLVPSLLAAWGDAGWLRPLLLGTAALVVTLLGARWRLQAPLLLGGAVLAAVAVHELAPYVVQVAGALPRWVPPALAGLLLLAVGATYERRLRDARRLRAAIGRLR, via the coding sequence ATGAACACGCCTCTGCCGCCCGCCGAAGAGCTGGCGCTCATCGACCGCGAGCTGGCCCAACTCGATGCCCGGCGGCTGTACTTGCTGGGCCGCCGGGACTGGCTGCTGCGCCTGCTGCTCCCGTCCGGCGGCGCGCCCGCCCCGGTCCGCTGGGGCTCGGCCGCGACCGGCGGGACCGCCGGCCCCTCGAAGGAGGCCTCCGCGCCGAGCGCGCAGAACGTGCTGCTCACCCTGGGCGCCGTGCTGCTGGCGGTCGCGGCGCTCGCGTTCACGCTGGTCAGCTGGGGGTCCATGGGGATCGCCGGACGTTCGGCGGTGCTCGCCGCGGTGACGGCGGCGGCGCTCGGCACGCCCGTGCTCCTGCTGCGCCGCGGGCTGCGGTCGACGGCGGAGTCGGTCGCGGCGGTCGGCCTGCTGCTGACGGTGCTCGATGCGTACGCGCTGTACGCGGTCGGCATGCCGGACACGAACGGCACCGGTTACGCGGCGGGGGCGGCCGCCGTGCTGGCGGCCGCGTGGGCCGGCTACGGCTCGGGGCTGCGGAAGCTGCGGATCCCGCTGCCGGCCGCGGTGCTGGCGGCGCAGTTCGCACTGCCGCTGGCCGCGCTGGCCGTACGGCCGGGCCCGCAGGCGCTCGGCTGGGCACTGCTGGCGACGGCGGTGCTGGATGCGACGCTCGCCCTGAAGGTCAGGGCGGCGGCGGTCCCGGCGGCGGTGACGGGCGCGGGCGCGCTGCTGATCGGGGCGGCCCAGTCGTGGTCGGCCGGGTCGACGGCGCAGGCCCTGGCCCCGGCGGCGCTGCTGCTGGCGGGCGCGGCCCTCGGGGTGGCGGTGGCCTGGCGGGAGCCGCGCGCCTCGGCCGCGGCACTGACGGGCGCCCTGGCGGCGGTGGCCGGCCTGGGCGGGGTGGCCCGGCCGGCCTTGGACCCGGCGTGGACGGTACTGGTGCACCTGCTGCTGGCGCTGCCGCTGCTGGCGGCGGTACGGGCCGCCGCGCTCCCGGCGGCGGTCCGGCGCGGGTCGGCGCGGGCCGGGGCCGCGGTGGCGTCCCTGGCGGTGCTGTCGGCGGGTGCCGCGGTGGCCGCGACCCTGGCGGCCCGGCTGCGGGTGCTGGGTGAGGTGTGGGCGGCGACGACCCCGGAGCGGGATCCGTACGGGTCGGGGGCCGCGACCGTACTGACCCTGCTGGTCGCGGCCGGAGCGGCCTGGTGGCTCGCGCGGGCGCTGTCCCGGCCGGAGCCGATGGCGGTGGCGGTGGCCTCGGCCTGGGCGGGGCTCTTCACGGCCCCGGTGCTGCTCGGGTTCCCGGTGGCGGCGGTGTTCGCCGCCCAGCTGGCGGTCACGGGCGCGGCGGGCGCACTCGCCCTGCGCTCCCCGGCGCGCGGGGCCCGGACCGCGGCCGCCGTGTGCACGCTGACGGGCGCCGCGAACGTGTCCCTGGGCGCGCTGGACGGCCGGGCGGCGACCTTCGCGGTCTGGGGGCTGCTGGGCGCGGGCTGCGCGGCGGCAGCGGCGTACGGGCCGGCTCCGCGCCCGGTCCGGGCCGGGGCGGCCGTGTGCGCGGTCGGGTACGCCACGGGCGTCCTGGTGGCCGCGGGAGCGGTCTCGGACCTGGCGGTGGTGTGGTGGGCGCTGCCGGTGCTCGCGGTGCCGGCGCTGGCGGCGGCCCTCGGGCCGCGGCTGGACGGGGTCCGGCTGCCCGTCGAGATCGCGGCGGCCGTGGCGGGCGCAGTGGCGGTGGGCCTGTCGGCCGGACGGGCCGGAACCCTGGCGCTGGTCCTGGCGCTGTTCGCGGTGGTCTGCGCGGGCGCCGCGGTGCGCCCGGACCGGCGGGTGCTGGGCTGGGCGGCGGGCGCGCTGTTCGCGGCGGCGACCTGGGTGCGGCTGGCCGAGGCCGGGGTGAGCGCACCGGAGGCCTACGCGCTGCCGGTGACGGTGCCCGCCCTCGTGGTCGGTCTGCTGCGGCGGCGCCGGGACCCGGGGGCCTCGTCCTGGACGGCGTACGGCCCGGGCCTGGCGGCGACGCTGGTGCCGAGCCTGCTGGCCGCCTGGGGGGACGCGGGCTGGCTGCGCCCGCTGCTGCTGGGGACGGCCGCGCTGGTGGTGACCCTGCTGGGCGCCCGGTGGCGGCTCCAGGCTCCGCTCCTGCTCGGCGGGGCCGTGCTGGCGGCGGTGGCGGTGCACGAGCTGGCCCCGTACGTGGTGCAGGTCGCGGGTGCGCTCCCGCGCTGGGTGCCGCCGGCCCTGGCGGGCCTGCTGCTGCTGGCGGTGGGGGCGACGTACGAGCGGCGGCTGCGTGACGCCCGCCGGCTGCGGGCCGCGATCGGCCGGCTCCGGTGA
- a CDS encoding chorismate-binding protein, whose protein sequence is MHDLPPMARFGGLLATDLRDVTSDPAALDSTGFWAVSADFEGRLVCARFGDVRREPVPAPVPGAWRGPDADRWTSSLDRAAYVAGVRRVREHIAAGEVYQANLCRVMSAPLPHPDRADVDALTALLARGNPAPFAGTIRLAAHGVEIATASPELFLRRSGRHIESGPIKGTGRTVDDLLPKDHAENVMIVDLVRNDLGRVCATGSVAVPELCAVEEHPGLVHLVSIVSGELADGAGWPELLAATFPPGSVTGAPKSSALRIIEALETAPRGPYCGGIGWVDADRRTAELAVGIRTFWIDREAAGGPRLLFGTGAGITWGSDPDREWAETELKAARLLRVAMGHEVSGGTQGTNDTIGRTAP, encoded by the coding sequence GTGCACGACCTGCCTCCCATGGCCCGCTTCGGCGGCCTTCTCGCGACCGACCTCCGAGACGTCACCAGCGATCCCGCCGCCCTCGACTCCACCGGCTTCTGGGCGGTGTCCGCCGACTTCGAAGGGCGGCTCGTCTGTGCGCGCTTCGGCGACGTACGCCGCGAGCCCGTCCCCGCGCCCGTTCCGGGCGCCTGGCGCGGACCCGACGCCGACCGGTGGACCTCCTCCCTCGACCGCGCCGCGTACGTGGCCGGCGTACGGCGCGTCCGGGAACACATCGCCGCAGGTGAGGTCTACCAGGCCAACCTCTGCCGGGTGATGTCCGCGCCGCTGCCCCACCCCGACCGCGCCGATGTCGACGCGCTCACCGCGCTCCTCGCGCGCGGCAACCCCGCACCCTTCGCAGGAACGATTCGCCTGGCCGCCCACGGCGTCGAGATCGCCACCGCCTCACCGGAGCTGTTCCTGCGCCGGTCCGGCCGGCACATCGAGTCCGGCCCCATCAAGGGGACCGGCCGCACCGTCGACGACCTGCTCCCCAAGGACCACGCCGAGAACGTGATGATCGTGGACCTCGTGCGCAACGACCTCGGCCGGGTCTGCGCGACGGGCTCCGTCGCCGTCCCCGAGCTGTGCGCCGTCGAGGAGCACCCGGGCCTCGTCCACCTCGTCTCCATCGTGAGCGGCGAGCTCGCCGACGGCGCCGGCTGGCCCGAGCTGCTCGCCGCCACCTTCCCGCCCGGTTCCGTCACGGGCGCCCCGAAGTCCTCCGCCCTGCGGATCATCGAAGCCCTGGAAACCGCCCCGCGCGGCCCCTACTGCGGAGGCATCGGCTGGGTGGACGCGGACCGGCGCACCGCCGAGCTCGCCGTCGGCATCCGTACCTTCTGGATCGACCGCGAGGCCGCAGGCGGCCCCCGGCTGCTCTTCGGCACCGGAGCGGGCATCACCTGGGGCTCCGACCCCGACCGCGAGTGGGCGGAGACCGAACTCAAGGCCGCCCGGCTCCTGCGCGTGGCCATGGGCCACGAGGTGAGCGGTGGTACGCAGGGGACGAACGACACGATCGGAAGGACCGCACCATGA
- a CDS encoding aminotransferase class IV, whose protein sequence is MKIWLDGALTEVDSAKVSVFDHGLTVGDGVFETLKAERGRAFALTRHLERLTRSARGLGLPDPDLDEVRRACAAVLEANPLEHGRLRITYTGGVSPLGSDRGDAGTTLIAAVADSPRRPDTTAVVTVPWVRNERSAVAGLKTTSYAENVVALAAAHRAGASEALLANTLGRLCEGTGSNVFVVLDGELHTPPLDSGCLAGITRALIVDWAGAKETDLPFEVLERAEEVFVTSSLRDAQAVLRIDDRELGTAPGPVTAEVMRIFEVKAAADIDP, encoded by the coding sequence ATGAAGATCTGGCTCGACGGAGCCCTGACCGAGGTGGACAGCGCGAAGGTGTCCGTCTTCGACCACGGCCTGACGGTGGGCGACGGCGTCTTCGAGACGCTGAAGGCCGAGCGCGGCCGCGCCTTCGCGCTCACCCGGCACCTGGAACGGCTCACCCGCTCGGCCCGGGGCCTGGGCCTGCCGGACCCCGACCTCGACGAGGTCCGCCGCGCCTGCGCCGCAGTACTGGAGGCCAATCCGCTGGAGCACGGTCGGCTGCGCATCACCTACACCGGCGGCGTCTCCCCGCTCGGCTCCGACCGGGGGGACGCCGGGACCACCCTGATCGCCGCCGTCGCTGACTCCCCACGCCGCCCGGACACCACCGCCGTCGTCACGGTGCCCTGGGTCCGCAACGAGCGCTCCGCCGTGGCCGGGCTGAAGACCACCTCGTACGCCGAGAACGTGGTCGCCCTCGCCGCCGCGCACCGCGCGGGGGCCTCCGAAGCGCTCCTCGCCAACACCCTCGGCCGCCTCTGCGAGGGCACCGGCTCCAACGTCTTCGTCGTGCTCGACGGAGAACTGCACACCCCGCCGCTCGACTCCGGCTGCCTGGCCGGCATCACCCGGGCCCTGATCGTCGACTGGGCCGGTGCGAAGGAGACCGACCTGCCCTTCGAGGTGCTGGAGCGGGCCGAGGAGGTCTTCGTGACCTCCTCGCTGCGCGATGCCCAGGCGGTCCTGCGGATCGACGACCGCGAGCTGGGGACCGCCCCCGGACCGGTCACGGCCGAGGTGATGCGGATCTTCGAGGTGAAGGCGGCCGCGGACATCGACCCGTAG
- a CDS encoding CGNR zinc finger domain-containing protein has translation MQIPHDTRRALDVVVALVNTAAEADQPDGLSDIGELRGFVQEYSISDVGELSARDLAGVRTVRGKFAQVFASPNPRAASILINELVATAGTTPQLTDHDGYDWHVHYFAPGASVGDHLAADGGMALAFIVVSGEQERLRRCEAPDCRRAFVDLSRNRSRRYCDSRTCGNRLHVAAYRARRKEADAEASEQEEIVHGGEQQQDADHR, from the coding sequence GTGCAGATCCCCCACGACACCCGTCGCGCGCTCGACGTCGTCGTCGCGCTGGTGAACACCGCGGCCGAGGCCGACCAGCCCGACGGGCTCTCGGACATCGGCGAGCTACGCGGATTCGTCCAGGAGTACTCGATCAGCGACGTCGGCGAGCTCAGCGCCCGCGACCTGGCCGGCGTCCGGACCGTGCGCGGAAAGTTCGCCCAGGTCTTCGCCTCCCCGAACCCGCGTGCGGCTTCCATACTGATCAACGAGCTCGTGGCCACCGCCGGCACCACTCCGCAGCTGACCGACCACGACGGCTACGACTGGCACGTGCACTACTTCGCGCCGGGCGCGTCGGTGGGCGACCACCTGGCGGCCGACGGCGGCATGGCGCTGGCCTTCATCGTGGTCTCCGGCGAACAGGAACGGCTGCGCCGCTGCGAGGCCCCGGACTGTCGACGGGCCTTCGTCGACCTGTCCCGCAACCGCTCCCGGCGCTACTGCGACAGCCGGACCTGCGGGAACCGGCTGCACGTGGCGGCGTACCGGGCCCGGCGCAAGGAGGCCGACGCGGAGGCGTCAGAGCAGGAAGAGATCGTGCACGGCGGCGAGCAGCAGCAGGATGCCGATCACCGCTAG
- a CDS encoding 3'-5' exonuclease, with protein sequence MTRWYEGPLAAFDTETTGVDVEQDRIVSAALIVQECAGGRVRSTRWLVNPGIPVPPGATEVHGLTDEHLQRHGRWPAPVVEEIARALGEQQVAGRPVVVMNAPFDLTLLDRELRRHRASSLSRYLDDRPLTVLDPRVLDKHLDRYRKGRRTLTDLCAHYGIELEGAHDAAADAMASLELVRAVGRRFAARLERLTPAELHTLQAVWHAAQARGLQAWFARQGTPEPVDPHWPLRPDLSTAA encoded by the coding sequence ATGACACGCTGGTACGAGGGCCCGCTGGCCGCATTCGACACGGAGACCACCGGGGTGGACGTCGAGCAGGACCGGATCGTGTCCGCCGCGCTCATCGTCCAGGAGTGTGCGGGCGGCCGGGTCCGCAGCACGCGCTGGCTGGTCAATCCCGGGATTCCGGTGCCCCCGGGCGCTACGGAAGTGCACGGGCTGACCGACGAACACCTGCAGCGTCACGGGCGCTGGCCGGCGCCGGTGGTGGAGGAGATAGCCCGGGCGCTCGGGGAGCAGCAGGTGGCGGGCCGGCCGGTGGTGGTGATGAACGCGCCGTTCGACCTGACGCTGCTGGACCGGGAGTTGCGCCGGCACCGGGCGTCCTCGCTGTCGCGGTACCTGGACGACCGGCCGTTGACGGTGTTGGACCCGCGGGTGCTGGACAAGCACCTGGACCGCTACCGCAAGGGCCGCCGGACGCTGACGGACCTGTGCGCGCACTACGGGATCGAGCTGGAGGGCGCGCACGACGCGGCGGCGGACGCGATGGCCTCGCTGGAGCTCGTCCGGGCGGTGGGGCGGCGGTTCGCGGCGCGGCTGGAGCGGCTGACGCCGGCCGAGCTGCACACGCTGCAGGCGGTGTGGCACGCGGCGCAGGCGCGAGGTCTGCAGGCGTGGTTCGCGCGCCAGGGGACGCCGGAGCCGGTGGACCCGCACTGGCCGCTGCGGCCGGACCTGTCGACGGCGGCGTAG
- a CDS encoding SsgA family sporulation/cell division regulator, producing MNTTVSCELHLRLVVSSESSLPVPAGLRYDTADPYAVHATFHTGAEETVEWVFARDLLAEGLHRPTGTGDVRVWPSRSHGQGVVCIALSSPEGEALLEAPARALESFLKRTDAAVPPGTEHRHFDLDKELSHILAES from the coding sequence ATGAACACCACGGTCAGCTGCGAGCTGCACCTGCGCCTCGTTGTGTCGAGCGAGTCCTCACTGCCTGTTCCCGCGGGCCTGCGGTATGACACGGCCGACCCCTACGCCGTGCACGCCACCTTCCACACCGGCGCCGAGGAGACGGTCGAATGGGTGTTCGCCCGCGACCTCCTCGCGGAGGGTCTCCACCGGCCCACCGGTACCGGCGACGTCCGCGTCTGGCCGTCCCGCAGCCACGGTCAGGGCGTCGTCTGCATCGCCCTGAGCTCACCGGAGGGAGAAGCGCTGCTCGAAGCACCCGCCCGAGCACTCGAGTCGTTCCTCAAGCGGACGGACGCCGCGGTTCCACCCGGGACCGAGCACCGGCACTTCGACCTCGACAAGGAGCTCTCCCACATCCTGGCCGAAAGCTGA
- a CDS encoding DUF4232 domain-containing protein, with product MSVTRKAAALGAATALLAGGLLVGTPAVAAPAPACTGDLLSDSGAERPDTTHVRFTVVNNGPTCQLQGFPTVALAGQGSPDQNEPLRVVPRGEARPVLLSLGESASTVLTFTPVLGEADGFCASGADPTVAPTLVIGVAGTGFQVAPSDGGQFALCGDTVRATAFR from the coding sequence ATGAGCGTGACCAGGAAGGCGGCCGCCCTGGGCGCCGCGACGGCCCTACTGGCGGGCGGACTGCTCGTCGGCACCCCCGCAGTGGCCGCACCGGCTCCCGCGTGCACCGGGGACCTGCTCTCGGACTCGGGCGCGGAGCGGCCCGACACCACGCACGTGCGGTTCACCGTGGTCAACAACGGCCCGACCTGTCAGCTGCAGGGCTTCCCGACGGTCGCCCTCGCGGGCCAGGGCTCTCCGGACCAGAACGAGCCGCTGCGCGTCGTCCCCCGGGGCGAGGCCCGGCCGGTGCTGCTGTCCCTGGGCGAGAGCGCCTCGACGGTCTTGACCTTCACCCCGGTCCTCGGCGAGGCGGACGGCTTCTGCGCCTCCGGCGCCGACCCGACCGTCGCCCCCACACTGGTGATCGGCGTCGCGGGCACGGGCTTCCAGGTGGCCCCCTCCGACGGCGGCCAGTTCGCCCTGTGCGGCGACACGGTCCGCGCCACCGCCTTCCGTTAA